A genome region from Camarhynchus parvulus chromosome 15, STF_HiC, whole genome shotgun sequence includes the following:
- the DRG1 gene encoding developmentally-regulated GTP-binding protein 1: protein MSGTLAKIAEIEAEMARTQKNKATAHHLGLLKARLAKLRRELITPKGGGGGGPGEGFDVAKTGDARIGFVGFPSVGKSTLLSNLAGVYSEVAAYEFTTLTTVPGVIRYKGAKIQLLDLPGIIEGAKDGKGRGRQVIAVARTCNLILIVLDVLKPLGHKKIIENELEGFGIRLNSKPPNIGFKKKDKGGINLTATCPQSELDAETVKSILAEYKIHNADVTLRSDATADDLIDVVEGNRVYIPCIYVLNKIDQISIEELDIIYKVPHCVPISAHHRWNFDDLLEKIWDYLKLVRIYTKPKGQLPDYTSPVVLPYCKTTVEDFCMKIHKNLIKDFKYALVWGSSVKHNPQKVGKDHTLEDEDVIQIVKK from the exons ATGAGCGGCACCCTGGCCAAGATCGCGGAGATTGAGGCGGAG ATGGCCCGGACGCAGAAGAACAAGGCCACCGCCCAccacctggggctgctgaagGCCCGTCTGGCCAAGCTGCGCCGGGAGCTCATCACCCCCaagggaggcggcggcggcggccccggggaAG gttttgatgTTGCAAAGACAGGTGATGCCCGCATCGGGTTTGTGGGTTTTCCATCAGTGGGGAAATCCACTCTTCTAAGTAATCTTGCTGGTGTGTACTCTGAAGTGGCAGCCTATGAATTCACTACACTGACAACTGTGCCTGGAGTCATTAGGTACAAAGGAGCAAAGATCCAG CTGCTTGATCTGCCAGGAATTATTGAAGGGGCCAAAGATGGTAAAGGCAGAGGTCGGCAGGTCATTGCAG TTGCTCGAACCTGTAATCTCATTCTGATTGTTCTGGACGTGCTGAAGCCCCTTGGCCACAAGAAAATCATTGAGAATGAACTGGAGGGATTTGGAATTCGTCTGAATAGTAAGCCCCCCAAtattggctttaaaaaaaaggataaaggaGGCATTAACCTTACAGCCACA TGTCCTCAGAGTGAGCTGGATGCTGAGACAGTGAAGAGCATCCTGGCAGAGTACAAAATCCACAACGCTGATGTCACCCTGCGCAGCGACGCCACTGCCGATGACCTGATTGACGTTGTGGAAGGGAACAG gGTTTACATCCCATGCATTTATGTCCTAAATAAAATTGACCAAATTTCCATTGAAGAACTAGATATCATTTACAAAGTACCCCACTGTGTACCCATATCTGCTCATCATCGCTGGAACTTTGATGATCTGCTGGAGAAAATCTGGGACTACTTGAAACTAGTCCGAAT CTACACAAAACCTAAAGGGCAGCTCCCAGACTACACTTCTCCTGTGGTACTACCTTACTGCAAGACTACAGTGGAGGATTTTTGCATGAAGATCCACAAAAATCTCATAAAAGACTTTAAATA tgcACTGGTCTGGGGTTCATCTGTCAAACACAACCCTCAAAAAGTTGGTAAAGACCATACTCTCGAAGATGAGGATGTTATTCAGATTGTGAAGAAATAA